One part of the Streptomyces lienomycini genome encodes these proteins:
- a CDS encoding L,D-transpeptidase, with protein sequence MTTPDIATRRVLGACAALVVGALTLTACGGSASADDKNDGGGGSGSAKTSVAKLVISAKDGSTGASINSTGVKVSDGRLTDVKMTVAETGAAVPGAVSGDGGSWKPKEQLERGTKYRITARAQDGEGRPAAADSVFTTVSTANSFVSTYTPDGGSTVGVGMPVSFTFDKAISDRKSVQSHITVTSSSGQEVVGHWFGAQRLDFRPQEYWKAGSKVTMKIDLDGVEGANGVFGVQKKNVTFTVGRAQVSTVDVNTQTMTVVRDGETLKSVPISAGSASNPTYNGQMVISEKSEQTHMDGSTVGFGGEYDIPDVPHAMRLSQSGTFIHGNYWYNPGNPPFGAQGTSHGCVGLRDSQGGQGDTPGKWFYDHSLIGDVVVVKNSPDDTIAPDNGLNGWNMPWSEWIAGGAA encoded by the coding sequence GTGACAACGCCGGACATAGCCACGCGGCGCGTACTGGGGGCCTGTGCCGCCCTGGTGGTCGGCGCCCTCACCCTCACCGCCTGCGGGGGGAGCGCCAGCGCCGACGACAAGAACGACGGCGGGGGCGGGTCGGGCTCCGCCAAGACCTCGGTGGCGAAGCTGGTCATCTCGGCCAAGGACGGGTCGACCGGCGCCTCGATCAACTCGACCGGCGTGAAGGTCAGCGACGGCAGGTTGACCGACGTGAAGATGACCGTGGCGGAGACGGGCGCCGCCGTGCCGGGCGCGGTGTCCGGCGACGGTGGCAGCTGGAAGCCGAAGGAGCAGCTGGAGCGGGGCACGAAGTACCGGATCACCGCCCGGGCGCAGGACGGAGAGGGCCGCCCGGCCGCGGCCGACTCGGTCTTCACGACCGTCTCGACGGCCAACAGCTTCGTCAGCACGTACACCCCGGACGGCGGCAGCACGGTCGGGGTGGGGATGCCGGTGTCGTTCACGTTCGACAAGGCGATCTCCGACCGCAAGAGCGTGCAGTCGCACATCACGGTCACCTCCAGCAGCGGTCAGGAGGTGGTCGGGCACTGGTTCGGCGCGCAGCGGCTCGACTTCCGGCCCCAGGAGTACTGGAAGGCCGGTTCCAAGGTCACGATGAAGATCGACCTGGACGGGGTGGAGGGCGCGAACGGTGTCTTCGGCGTCCAGAAGAAGAACGTCACCTTCACCGTGGGACGCGCGCAGGTCTCCACGGTGGACGTGAACACGCAGACCATGACGGTCGTGCGCGACGGCGAGACGCTCAAGTCGGTCCCGATCTCTGCGGGCAGCGCCTCGAACCCGACGTACAACGGGCAGATGGTGATCTCGGAGAAGTCCGAGCAGACGCACATGGACGGTTCGACGGTCGGGTTCGGCGGCGAGTACGACATCCCGGACGTGCCCCACGCGATGCGGCTGAGCCAGTCCGGCACCTTCATCCACGGCAACTACTGGTACAACCCGGGCAATCCGCCGTTCGGCGCCCAGGGGACCAGTCACGGCTGCGTCGGACTGCGCGACTCCCAGGGCGGGCAGGGCGACACCCCGGGCAAGTGGTTCTACGACCACTCGCTCATCGGCGACGTCGTCGTCGTCAAGAACTCCCCGGACGACACGATCGCGCCGGACAACGGCCTCAACGGCTGGAACATGCCGTGGAGCGAGTGGATCGCCGGCGGGGCGGCCTGA
- a CDS encoding DUF6227 family protein yields the protein MSVPYETAAYEPPESPESPEEYLMRLLGRALNSFELPDETMGRLDCALAHDGSLHSAHHSAGLHRETYRHTWLLADGSTLTLWELVHNTAPGGEPQHEVYVDEEELRTATSRLALPPDTPDFELRQPTAPVQVQVRLSPVPAPRHSYVPDASADHARRLLRRAENTDRPGADLAELLATASAHQITQAFGGPGRAGGARIGFSLYEHAFLLHDGAEVSLWEVEHTATPDGRHMCEVYDSEDTARRAMDRRAAQVSP from the coding sequence TTGAGCGTTCCGTACGAGACGGCAGCGTACGAACCACCCGAGTCGCCCGAGTCTCCGGAGGAGTACCTGATGCGCCTGCTCGGTCGCGCTCTGAACTCGTTCGAGCTGCCCGACGAGACGATGGGGCGACTGGACTGCGCGCTGGCGCACGACGGTTCACTGCACTCCGCGCACCACAGCGCGGGGCTGCACCGCGAGACGTACCGGCACACCTGGCTGCTCGCCGACGGCTCGACGCTCACGCTCTGGGAGCTGGTCCACAACACCGCGCCGGGCGGCGAGCCGCAGCACGAGGTCTACGTGGACGAGGAGGAGCTGCGCACGGCCACCTCCCGGCTGGCGCTGCCGCCCGACACCCCCGACTTCGAGCTCCGGCAGCCGACGGCCCCGGTGCAGGTCCAGGTGCGGCTCTCACCCGTCCCCGCTCCGCGCCACTCCTACGTCCCCGACGCCTCGGCGGACCACGCCCGCCGGCTGCTGCGCCGCGCGGAGAACACGGACCGGCCGGGCGCGGACCTCGCCGAGCTGCTGGCGACGGCGTCCGCGCATCAGATCACCCAGGCATTCGGCGGCCCCGGCCGCGCGGGCGGCGCCCGGATCGGCTTCTCGCTCTACGAGCACGCCTTCCTGCTGCACGACGGCGCGGAGGTCTCCCTGTGGGAGGTCGAGCACACGGCCACGCCGGACGGGCGGCACATGTGCGAGGTGTACGACAGCGAGGACACGGCCCGCCGGGCGATGGACCGACGCGCGGCGCAGGTCTCCCCGTAG